In Hydrogenispora ethanolica, one genomic interval encodes:
- a CDS encoding ferritin-like domain-containing protein: MAEPSDPHLRNRICDLPEPYPAPEAMAPNHYYATLLLEDFTGAISEMTAINQYLYHHFTFHGRFPELAELVECISIIEMKHMELLAEAILSLGKAPEFRTLTANAPAYWNAAVVYYGTGLADRLSADIAAEIQAIQLYRHHQQLIADQRIQALLERIIRDEQHHLGLFRQAYAKYCP, from the coding sequence ATGGCGGAACCATCCGATCCGCATCTCCGGAACCGCATTTGCGACCTGCCGGAACCGTATCCCGCGCCCGAAGCCATGGCGCCCAACCATTATTATGCCACACTCCTGCTGGAAGACTTCACGGGAGCCATCAGTGAAATGACCGCCATCAATCAGTATCTCTACCACCACTTTACCTTTCACGGCCGCTTTCCGGAATTGGCCGAACTGGTGGAGTGCATTTCCATCATTGAGATGAAGCACATGGAATTGTTGGCTGAGGCCATCCTGTCGCTGGGGAAGGCCCCGGAATTCCGCACCCTGACCGCCAATGCTCCGGCCTACTGGAACGCGGCCGTGGTTTACTACGGAACCGGTCTCGCCGATCGCTTAAGCGCGGATATCGCCGCCGAAATCCAAGCCATCCAGCTCTACCGCCATCATCAGCAACTCATTGCGGATCAGCGGATCCAGGCGCTGTTGGAACGGATCATCCGGGATGAGCAGCATCATCTGGGCTTATTCCGCCAGGCTTATGCCAAATACTGCCCCTGA